A single region of the Mycobacterium lentiflavum genome encodes:
- the pspM gene encoding phage shock envelope stress response protein PspM: MAVNATQRGLWRTLLQQGLDTAADLTGFVAQKISAAADPRARLLRRRRRALRWAWIFTVGSVFWGLVTAVLAWWGWFVLLLQITGGIAVLETIPATLLFFRYHWLKAEPLPASRPANARRLPPPGSAARPAMYALGASERGFFSLLGVIERGAMLPAGEISELTAAANRTSAAMASTAAEVVSMERAAHNSESSRAYLVPSINAFTAQLGAGVRQYNEMVTAAAQLVSSANGDGLADAHQRYRAELVEATDRLTGWAQAFDELGGLPRR, encoded by the coding sequence ATGGCGGTGAACGCAACGCAGCGCGGGCTTTGGCGCACCCTGCTGCAGCAGGGGCTGGACACCGCCGCCGACCTGACCGGCTTCGTCGCCCAGAAGATCAGCGCGGCCGCCGACCCGCGAGCGCGACTGCTGCGCCGCCGCCGTCGGGCGCTGCGGTGGGCCTGGATCTTCACGGTGGGCAGCGTGTTCTGGGGTTTGGTCACCGCCGTGCTGGCGTGGTGGGGCTGGTTCGTGTTGCTGTTGCAGATCACCGGCGGGATCGCGGTGCTCGAGACGATTCCAGCGACGCTGCTGTTCTTCCGTTATCACTGGCTCAAGGCCGAGCCGCTGCCGGCCAGTCGGCCCGCCAACGCCCGCCGGCTGCCGCCGCCCGGCTCCGCTGCCCGACCCGCGATGTATGCGCTGGGCGCCTCCGAGCGCGGGTTCTTCTCGCTGTTGGGTGTCATCGAGCGAGGCGCCATGTTGCCGGCGGGCGAGATCAGCGAGTTGACCGCGGCGGCGAACAGGACTTCGGCGGCGATGGCGTCGACCGCCGCGGAGGTGGTGTCGATGGAGCGCGCGGCGCACAACTCGGAATCGTCGCGCGCGTATTTGGTGCCCAGCATCAACGCGTTCACCGCGCAGCTCGGCGCCGGCGTCCGGCAGTACAACGAAATGGTCACCGCCGCAGCGCAATTGGTTTCCTCGGCGAACGGTGATGGATTAGCGGATGCGCACCAGCGCTACCGTGCCGAGCTGGTCGAGGCTACCGATCGCCTGACCGGCTGGGCCCAGGCGTTCGACGAACTCGGCGGGTTGCCGCGCCGTTAG
- the recA gene encoding recombinase RecA: protein MVQAPDREKALELAMAQIEKSYGKGSVMRLGDEQRQPISVIPTGSIALDVALGIGGLPRGRVVEIYGPESSGKTTVALHAVANAQAAGGVAAFIDAEHALDPDYAKKLGVDTDSLLVSQPDTGEQALEIADMLIRSGALDILVIDSVAALVPRAELEGEMGDSHVGLQARLMSQALRKMTGALNNSGTTAIFINQLREKIGVMFGSPETTTGGKALKFYASVRLDVRRIETLKDGTDAVGNRTRVKVVKNKVSPPFKQAEFDILYGRGISREGSLIDMGVDQGFIRKSGSWFTYEGEQLGQGKENVRNFLVENADIANEIEKKIKEKLGIGAVLTDEDVLPAPVDF from the coding sequence ATGGTGCAAGCCCCCGACCGCGAAAAGGCTCTCGAACTGGCAATGGCCCAGATCGAGAAGAGCTATGGCAAAGGCTCGGTGATGCGTCTCGGCGACGAGCAGCGTCAGCCGATCTCGGTCATTCCGACCGGATCCATCGCATTGGACGTGGCCCTGGGCATCGGCGGCCTGCCGCGCGGCCGGGTCGTGGAGATCTACGGCCCGGAATCCTCGGGTAAGACGACCGTCGCCCTGCACGCGGTGGCCAACGCTCAGGCCGCCGGGGGTGTCGCGGCGTTCATCGACGCCGAGCACGCGCTGGATCCGGACTACGCCAAGAAGCTCGGCGTCGACACCGATTCCCTGCTGGTCAGCCAGCCCGACACCGGTGAGCAGGCCCTCGAGATCGCCGACATGCTGATCCGCTCCGGTGCCCTGGACATTCTGGTCATCGACTCGGTGGCCGCATTGGTACCGCGCGCGGAACTCGAGGGCGAAATGGGCGACAGCCACGTCGGACTGCAGGCCCGGCTGATGAGCCAGGCGCTGCGGAAAATGACTGGCGCACTGAACAATTCGGGAACCACCGCGATCTTCATCAACCAGCTCCGTGAGAAGATCGGGGTGATGTTCGGCAGTCCCGAAACCACCACGGGTGGAAAGGCTTTGAAGTTCTACGCGTCGGTGCGCTTGGATGTGCGCCGGATCGAGACACTCAAGGACGGCACCGACGCGGTCGGTAACCGTACCCGGGTCAAGGTCGTCAAGAACAAGGTGTCGCCGCCGTTCAAGCAGGCCGAGTTCGACATCCTCTACGGCCGCGGCATCAGCAGGGAGGGGTCGCTGATCGACATGGGAGTGGATCAGGGCTTCATCCGCAAGTCCGGTTCCTGGTTCACCTATGAGGGCGAGCAGCTCGGCCAGGGCAAGGAGAATGTCCGCAACTTCCTGGTGGAGAACGCCGATATCGCGAACGAGATCGAGAAAAAGATCAAGGAAAAGCTGGGCATTGGCGCGGTGCTGACCGATGAAGACGTCCTCCCCGCCCCCGTCGATTTCTGA
- a CDS encoding limonene-1,2-epoxide hydrolase translates to MTELTGTAVANTRTVETFLNALMDADFDTADASLDDNLVYENVGLPTIHGRARAMKLFRRMDGRAGFEVKIHRIAADGAAVLTERSDALILGPLRMQFWVCGVFEVHNGRITLWRDYFDFFDMTKALLRAVAALALPSLKASF, encoded by the coding sequence ATGACCGAGCTGACTGGAACAGCCGTCGCGAACACGCGCACGGTCGAGACTTTTCTGAACGCCCTGATGGACGCGGACTTCGATACCGCGGATGCCTCACTGGACGACAACCTCGTCTACGAAAACGTCGGATTGCCGACGATCCACGGCCGTGCCCGAGCCATGAAGCTGTTCCGCCGGATGGACGGTCGCGCGGGTTTCGAGGTGAAGATTCACCGCATTGCCGCCGACGGCGCCGCGGTGCTCACCGAGCGCAGCGATGCGCTGATCTTGGGCCCGCTGCGCATGCAGTTCTGGGTGTGTGGCGTGTTCGAGGTCCACAACGGGCGAATCACGTTGTGGCGGGACTACTTTGACTTCTTCGACATGACCAAGGCGTTGCTGCGCGCAGTGGCGGCGCTGGCATTGCCGTCGCTCAAAGCGTCGTTCTAA
- a CDS encoding (2Fe-2S)-binding protein, with translation MDISGELAEISSYKGFFALTVGGRAQGWHPVRQDYANGFAGLIDTTAQRYHTTDLRIGASLVHLGHATRLWSPALACALAHGVVPDLQHLERADDGAQLRLPEPIGEPVEDIAADLYRLVVQHHMQPVAAGLRVKLAPALLAGNIASALVGASRALLAARPDLRARIVEVTMSLLDTGVLSRSGAITGSHLGFKRDSCCLFYRLPGRSVCGDCVFRQAPRSTRR, from the coding sequence ATGGATATCTCCGGCGAGCTTGCCGAAATATCCTCCTACAAAGGGTTTTTCGCACTGACCGTGGGCGGCCGGGCGCAAGGATGGCACCCGGTCCGGCAGGACTACGCCAACGGCTTTGCGGGTTTGATCGACACCACCGCCCAGCGCTACCACACGACGGACCTGCGGATCGGCGCCTCCCTGGTCCACCTCGGCCACGCCACCCGGCTGTGGTCACCGGCGCTGGCCTGCGCGTTGGCCCACGGCGTCGTCCCGGACCTGCAACACCTGGAACGTGCCGACGACGGAGCGCAGCTGCGCCTACCCGAGCCCATCGGAGAGCCGGTCGAGGACATCGCGGCCGACTTGTATCGCCTTGTGGTGCAACACCATATGCAGCCGGTTGCGGCCGGCTTGCGGGTCAAACTGGCGCCCGCCCTGCTGGCGGGCAACATCGCGTCCGCACTCGTCGGCGCGTCGCGGGCGCTGCTCGCGGCCCGACCGGACCTGCGGGCACGAATCGTCGAGGTCACCATGTCCCTGCTCGACACCGGCGTGCTCTCCAGATCCGGTGCCATCACCGGCTCACACCTGGGCTTCAAGCGCGACAGCTGCTGCCTGTTCTATCGCCTGCCCGGGCGATCGGTCTGCGGTGACTGCGTGTTTCGCCAGGCACCGCGCTCGACCCGGCGTTGA
- the pgsA gene encoding CDP-diacylglycerol--glycerol-3-phosphate 3-phosphatidyltransferase, translated as MSGPPQTGPVAGPVSIANLANVLTLVRLVLVPIFLLALFAGGGHETVARIVAFVVFAVACITDRLDGLLARNYGMATEFGAFVDPIADKMLIGSALVGLSMLGDLPWWVTVLILVREIGVTLLRLAVIRRGVIPASWGGKLKTFVQAVAIGLFVLPLSGGFLVAASVVMGAAVVLTVVTGIDYVASTVKEVRRTGT; from the coding sequence GTGTCGGGGCCGCCGCAGACAGGACCGGTGGCGGGACCCGTCAGCATCGCCAACCTGGCCAATGTCCTGACGCTGGTGCGGCTGGTACTGGTGCCGATCTTCCTGCTGGCTTTGTTCGCCGGCGGCGGCCACGAAACCGTCGCGCGGATCGTGGCTTTCGTCGTGTTCGCGGTGGCGTGTATCACCGACCGGCTGGACGGCCTGCTGGCCCGTAACTACGGCATGGCGACCGAATTCGGTGCGTTCGTCGATCCGATCGCCGACAAGATGCTGATCGGGTCGGCCCTGGTCGGACTGTCGATGCTGGGCGACCTGCCCTGGTGGGTGACCGTGCTGATCCTGGTCCGCGAGATCGGCGTGACGCTGTTGCGGCTGGCCGTGATTCGCCGCGGCGTCATTCCGGCCAGCTGGGGCGGCAAGCTCAAGACTTTCGTCCAGGCGGTGGCGATCGGCTTGTTCGTGCTGCCGCTGTCCGGGGGATTCCTGGTGGCCGCGTCGGTGGTGATGGGTGCCGCGGTGGTGTTGACCGTCGTCACCGGGATCGACTATGTGGCGTCGACCGTCAAGGAAGTACGGCGGACGGGAACCTAG
- a CDS encoding DUF3046 domain-containing protein yields the protein MRLTEFNERVVLRFGAAYGASVLVDHVLPGFGGRTAAQAIEDGIEPRDVWRALCADFDVPREQW from the coding sequence GTGCGGCTGACGGAGTTCAACGAGCGGGTAGTGCTGCGATTCGGCGCCGCCTACGGCGCATCGGTACTGGTAGATCACGTGCTGCCCGGTTTCGGCGGCCGGACCGCCGCTCAGGCGATCGAGGACGGCATCGAACCCCGCGACGTCTGGCGGGCGTTATGCGCCGACTTCGACGTCCCGCGCGAACAGTGGTGA
- a CDS encoding amino-acid N-acetyltransferase, translated as MTERSRDDQQVVVRRARTSDVPTIKHLVDTYAGKILLEKALVTLYEAVQEFWVAELDGKVVGCGALHVFWSDLGEIRTVAVDPAATGHGVGHAIVTCLLDVARELQLERIFVLTFETEFFGKHGFIEIEGTPVTAEVFEEMCRSYDIGVAEFLDLSYVKPNILGNTRMLLLL; from the coding sequence GTGACCGAACGTTCTCGGGATGACCAGCAAGTGGTCGTCCGGCGCGCGCGAACCTCCGACGTTCCCACGATCAAGCACCTCGTCGACACCTATGCGGGCAAGATCCTGCTGGAAAAGGCCCTGGTGACGCTGTACGAGGCCGTCCAGGAGTTCTGGGTGGCCGAGCTGGACGGCAAGGTGGTCGGCTGCGGGGCGCTGCACGTGTTCTGGTCGGACCTCGGCGAGATCCGCACCGTCGCGGTCGACCCCGCCGCGACGGGCCATGGCGTCGGCCATGCGATCGTCACGTGCCTGCTCGACGTCGCGCGCGAGCTGCAGCTGGAACGGATCTTCGTGCTGACCTTCGAAACCGAATTCTTCGGCAAGCACGGCTTCATCGAGATCGAGGGCACGCCGGTCACCGCCGAGGTTTTCGAGGAGATGTGCCGTTCCTACGACATCGGTGTCGCCGAGTTCCTGGACCTGAGCTACGTCAAGCCCAACATCCTGGGCAACACCCGGATGCTGCTGCTGCTCTAA
- the pspA gene encoding phage shock protein PspA, which produces MANPFVKAWKYVMALFNAKIDEHADPKIQIQQAIEEAQRTHQALTQQAAQVIGNQRQLEMRLNRQLADIEKLQVNVRQALTLADQATAGGDAAKAAEYTNAAEAFAAQLVTAEQGVEDLKTLHDQALGAAAQAKKAVERNAMVLQQKIAERTKLLSQLEQAKMQEQVSASLRSMSEIAAPGNTPSLDEVRDKIERRYANAVGSAELAQNSVQGRMLEVQQASVEMAGHSRLEQIRASMRGEALPTGGTAAAPGATPATPAEGQIAEKPFGQ; this is translated from the coding sequence ATGGCCAATCCGTTCGTCAAAGCGTGGAAATACGTCATGGCGCTGTTCAACGCGAAAATTGACGAGCACGCCGACCCCAAGATCCAGATTCAGCAGGCCATCGAGGAAGCCCAGCGCACCCATCAGGCGCTGACCCAACAGGCCGCGCAGGTGATCGGCAACCAGCGTCAGCTGGAGATGCGCCTCAACCGGCAGCTGGCCGACATCGAGAAACTGCAAGTCAACGTGCGCCAGGCGCTGACACTGGCCGACCAGGCCACCGCCGGCGGAGACGCCGCCAAGGCCGCCGAGTACACCAACGCCGCCGAGGCGTTCGCGGCTCAACTCGTCACCGCCGAGCAGGGTGTCGAAGACCTCAAGACGTTGCACGACCAGGCCCTGGGCGCGGCGGCGCAGGCCAAGAAGGCGGTCGAACGCAACGCCATGGTGTTGCAGCAGAAGATCGCCGAGCGCACCAAGCTGCTCAGCCAGCTCGAGCAGGCGAAGATGCAGGAGCAGGTCAGTGCGTCGCTGCGGTCGATGAGCGAGATCGCCGCGCCGGGCAACACCCCGAGCCTCGATGAGGTGCGCGACAAGATCGAACGGCGCTACGCCAACGCGGTCGGCTCAGCGGAGCTCGCCCAGAATTCGGTGCAGGGCCGCATGCTCGAGGTCCAGCAGGCCAGCGTCGAGATGGCGGGTCACTCGCGGCTCGAGCAAATTCGCGCGTCGATGCGGGGCGAGGCCCTGCCGACGGGTGGAACCGCCGCGGCTCCCGGAGCCACGCCCGCCACCCCGGCCGAGGGACAAATCGCCGAAAAACCCTTTGGCCAGTAG
- a CDS encoding glycosyltransferase, translating into MRVAVVAGPDPGHSFPAIALCQRFRDAGDEPTLFTGEEWLQAARDVGIEALALDGLAATDEDVDAGARIHRRAARMAVLNVAALRDLAPDLVVSDVITAGGGMAAELLGIPWIELDPHPLYLPSKGLPPIGSGLAPGTGIRGRLRDATMRALTARSVRAGLQQRECSRAEIGLPARDPGPLRRLIATLPALEVSRPDWPAEAVVVGPLHFEPTDRILEVPAGSGPVIVIAPSTALIGTEGLAEVALGCLTPGETLPAGSRLLVSRLDGPDLTVPPWAVVGLGRQDELLSHADLVICGGGHGMVAKTLLAGVPLVVVPGGGDQWEIANRVRRQGSARLIRPLTADALVEAVNDVLSTPRYREAARTAASGIHRVADPVRVCHQALALAK; encoded by the coding sequence GTGCGAGTCGCCGTGGTCGCCGGGCCGGATCCCGGGCACTCGTTTCCCGCGATCGCGTTGTGTCAGCGCTTCCGGGACGCGGGCGACGAGCCCACCCTGTTCACGGGCGAGGAATGGCTGCAGGCCGCCCGCGACGTCGGCATCGAGGCGCTCGCGCTCGACGGGCTGGCCGCGACCGACGAAGACGTCGACGCCGGGGCCCGAATCCACCGGCGCGCGGCCCGAATGGCGGTGCTCAATGTTGCGGCGCTGCGCGACCTGGCGCCCGACCTGGTGGTATCCGACGTCATCACCGCCGGTGGCGGCATGGCAGCCGAGCTGCTGGGGATCCCGTGGATCGAGCTGGACCCGCATCCGCTGTACCTGCCGTCGAAGGGGTTGCCGCCGATCGGTAGCGGGCTGGCGCCGGGCACCGGCATTCGCGGCCGGCTGCGCGACGCCACGATGCGGGCGCTGACGGCGCGGTCGGTGCGCGCGGGTCTGCAGCAGCGCGAGTGCTCCCGGGCCGAGATCGGCCTACCGGCGCGCGACCCCGGGCCGCTACGTCGGCTGATCGCCACGCTGCCCGCACTCGAGGTGTCCCGCCCGGACTGGCCGGCCGAGGCCGTCGTCGTGGGGCCGCTGCACTTCGAGCCGACCGATCGCATCCTCGAGGTGCCGGCCGGCTCCGGGCCGGTGATCGTGATCGCGCCGTCGACCGCTTTGATCGGGACCGAGGGTCTGGCCGAAGTCGCGCTGGGATGCCTGACGCCGGGGGAGACGTTGCCGGCGGGCTCGCGCCTGCTGGTGTCGCGGTTGGACGGACCGGATCTAACGGTGCCGCCGTGGGCGGTCGTCGGGCTGGGCCGACAGGACGAACTGCTCTCACATGCCGACCTGGTGATCTGCGGCGGCGGCCACGGCATGGTGGCCAAGACGTTGCTGGCCGGGGTGCCGCTGGTGGTGGTTCCCGGCGGCGGCGATCAGTGGGAGATCGCCAACCGGGTGAGGCGGCAGGGGAGTGCGCGGCTGATCCGGCCGCTGACCGCCGATGCGCTGGTGGAGGCGGTCAACGACGTGTTGTCGACGCCGCGCTACCGGGAGGCCGCGCGCACCGCCGCGTCCGGCATCCATCGCGTCGCCGACCCTGTTCGGGTGTGCCACCAAGCGCTGGCGCTCGCGAAATAG
- the clgR gene encoding transcriptional regulator ClgR, whose product MSPLVREVIGEVLRLARTTQGRTLREVSDTARVSLGYLSEVERGRKEASSELLNAICDALDVPLSTVLTDAGERMADEERAAAAQTAEATTSTIDATTKVVIPQVASFAVA is encoded by the coding sequence ATGTCGCCATTGGTGCGCGAGGTCATTGGCGAGGTGCTGCGCCTGGCCCGAACGACACAGGGACGAACGCTGCGCGAGGTATCGGACACGGCGCGGGTGAGCCTCGGGTATCTCTCCGAGGTGGAGCGTGGCCGCAAGGAGGCCTCCAGCGAGCTGCTGAACGCCATCTGTGACGCGCTGGACGTCCCGCTCTCGACGGTGCTCACCGACGCCGGTGAGCGGATGGCGGACGAGGAACGCGCGGCGGCCGCGCAGACGGCCGAGGCCACGACGTCGACCATCGACGCCACCACGAAGGTCGTCATTCCGCAGGTCGCGTCGTTCGCGGTGGCCTGA
- the recX gene encoding recombination regulator RecX, producing the protein MKTSSPPPSISEPAREEQARALCLRLLTARSRTRAELSGQLAKRGYPGDVSARVLDRLAAVGLVDDRDFAEQWVRSRHARAGKSRRALAAELHTKGVDKEVIDTALAGIDAGAERDRAEELVRAKLRRETLSGDDTRITRRLVGMLARRGYGQNLACEVVLAELNAERERRRV; encoded by the coding sequence ATGAAGACGTCCTCCCCGCCCCCGTCGATTTCTGAGCCTGCCCGCGAAGAGCAGGCGCGGGCGCTATGCCTGCGCCTGCTCACCGCGAGGTCGCGCACGCGGGCCGAATTGTCCGGCCAGCTCGCCAAACGCGGATACCCCGGCGACGTCAGTGCTCGGGTGCTCGACCGGCTCGCCGCCGTCGGGCTGGTGGACGACCGAGACTTCGCCGAGCAGTGGGTGCGGTCCCGGCACGCCAGGGCGGGAAAAAGCAGACGTGCGTTGGCCGCCGAGCTGCACACCAAGGGCGTCGACAAAGAGGTCATCGACACCGCACTGGCCGGTATCGACGCCGGTGCCGAGCGAGACCGGGCCGAAGAGTTGGTGCGGGCCAAGCTGCGGCGGGAAACGCTGAGCGGGGACGACACGCGGATCACCCGCCGGCTGGTGGGCATGCTGGCCCGCCGTGGCTATGGCCAGAACCTGGCCTGCGAGGTCGTCCTCGCCGAGCTGAACGCCGAACGGGAACGCCGCCGCGTCTAG
- a CDS encoding FtsK/SpoIIIE family DNA translocase, whose protein sequence is MASKTAARSGTRTSRSKATSRSSGSRSARPAPARKKAATKVRRPAKRHNRSLLVAAGVTGGRAMRATWLMAARGTGGAARSIGRARDIDPGHRRDGIALVLLGFAVVIAASSWFDAARPIGAWVDQVLRTFIGAGVLALPAVLGVVAIVLMRTQPNPEARPRLILGAAMISFSLLGLRHLWSGSPGDPELRCRAAGFVGFAIGGPLADGLTPWIAAPLLFIGALFGLLLLTGTTLRELPEMMRALFGTPFVDDLYADEDDYDYDYDYDYAADDEAREDFSDGYYDDGALDEEPKVWPSAGKPAVVLDDPLPDETPTVPEPALKAGEAKTRRRAAKKPDTPVVDRVVEGPYTLPSLDLLVAGDPPKKRSAANTQMAEAIGEVLTQFKVDAAVTGCTRGPTVTRYEVELGPGVKVEKITALQKNIAYAVATESVRMLAPIPGKSAVGIEVPNTDREMVRLADVLTDPSTRRDHHPLVIGLGKDIEGEMISANLAKMPHLLVAGSTGSGKSSFVNSMLVSLLTRATPEEVRMILIDPKMVELTPYEGIPHLITPIITQPKKAAAALAWLVEEMEQRYQDMQASRVRHIDDFNAKVRSGAITAPLGSQREYRPYPYVVAIVDELADLMMTAPRDVEDAIVRITQKARAAGIHLVLATQRPSVDVVTGLIKTNVPSRLAFATSSLTDSRVILDQQGAEKLIGMGDALFLPMGANKTVRLQGAYITDDEIHAVVSACKDQAEPEYTDGVTTAKPTAERTDVDPDIGDDMDVFLQAVELVVSSQFGSTSMLQRKLRVGFAKAGRLMDLMETRGIVGPSEGSKAREVLVKPDELAGTLALIRGSGAGSANADGGDLPDE, encoded by the coding sequence ATGGCTAGTAAGACCGCTGCCCGCTCCGGAACCCGAACGAGCAGGTCAAAGGCCACTTCGCGCTCCAGCGGGTCCCGAAGTGCGCGACCGGCACCTGCCCGCAAGAAGGCTGCCACGAAGGTGCGCAGGCCGGCCAAGCGGCACAACCGGTCGCTGCTCGTTGCCGCCGGGGTGACCGGCGGGCGCGCGATGCGGGCCACTTGGCTGATGGCGGCGCGGGGCACCGGGGGTGCGGCGCGGTCGATCGGGCGCGCCCGTGACATCGATCCGGGACACCGACGCGACGGAATCGCGCTGGTGCTGCTCGGCTTTGCCGTCGTGATCGCCGCGAGTTCATGGTTCGACGCCGCGCGACCGATCGGCGCGTGGGTCGACCAGGTGCTGCGCACGTTCATCGGAGCCGGCGTCCTGGCGCTGCCGGCCGTGCTCGGCGTGGTGGCGATTGTGCTGATGCGCACCCAGCCCAACCCCGAGGCGCGGCCGCGGCTGATTCTGGGCGCTGCCATGATCAGCTTTTCGCTGCTCGGCCTGCGCCACCTGTGGTCGGGTTCGCCCGGCGATCCCGAATTGCGGTGTCGCGCAGCAGGATTCGTCGGCTTTGCGATCGGCGGGCCGCTGGCCGACGGGCTGACGCCCTGGATCGCCGCGCCGCTGCTGTTCATCGGCGCACTGTTCGGGTTGCTGTTGCTGACCGGCACCACCTTGCGCGAGCTGCCCGAGATGATGCGGGCCCTGTTCGGCACCCCGTTCGTGGACGACCTGTACGCCGATGAGGACGACTACGACTACGACTACGACTACGACTATGCCGCCGACGACGAAGCGCGCGAAGACTTTTCCGACGGCTACTACGACGACGGCGCGCTCGACGAGGAGCCGAAGGTGTGGCCGTCGGCCGGCAAGCCCGCGGTCGTTCTCGACGACCCGTTGCCGGACGAAACGCCGACGGTTCCAGAACCCGCCTTGAAAGCCGGGGAAGCCAAGACCCGCCGTCGCGCCGCCAAGAAGCCGGACACCCCGGTGGTGGACCGGGTGGTCGAAGGCCCGTACACGCTGCCGTCGCTGGACCTGCTGGTCGCCGGTGACCCGCCGAAGAAGCGCAGCGCGGCCAACACGCAGATGGCCGAGGCCATCGGTGAGGTGCTGACCCAGTTCAAGGTCGATGCGGCCGTCACCGGCTGCACCCGCGGTCCCACGGTCACCCGCTACGAGGTGGAGCTGGGACCGGGTGTCAAGGTCGAGAAGATCACGGCGCTGCAGAAGAACATCGCCTACGCCGTGGCCACCGAGAGCGTCCGGATGCTGGCCCCGATCCCCGGCAAGTCCGCCGTCGGCATCGAGGTGCCCAACACCGACCGCGAGATGGTGCGGCTGGCTGACGTGCTCACCGATCCGTCGACCCGCCGCGATCACCACCCGCTGGTGATCGGACTGGGCAAGGACATCGAGGGCGAGATGATCTCGGCCAACTTGGCCAAGATGCCGCACCTGTTGGTGGCCGGCTCCACCGGTTCCGGTAAATCCAGCTTCGTCAACTCGATGCTGGTGTCGTTGCTGACCCGCGCCACGCCGGAGGAGGTCAGGATGATCCTGATCGACCCGAAGATGGTGGAACTGACGCCGTATGAGGGCATTCCACACCTGATCACGCCGATCATCACGCAGCCCAAGAAGGCGGCCGCCGCGCTGGCCTGGCTGGTCGAGGAGATGGAGCAGCGCTACCAGGACATGCAGGCGTCGCGGGTGCGCCACATCGACGACTTCAACGCCAAGGTGCGATCCGGCGCCATCACCGCGCCGCTGGGCAGCCAGCGCGAGTACCGGCCGTACCCGTATGTGGTCGCGATCGTCGACGAGCTGGCCGACCTGATGATGACCGCGCCCCGCGACGTCGAGGACGCCATCGTGCGGATCACCCAGAAGGCCCGCGCCGCCGGCATCCACCTGGTGCTGGCCACCCAGCGCCCGTCCGTCGATGTCGTCACCGGGCTGATCAAGACCAATGTGCCCTCGCGGCTGGCGTTCGCGACGTCGTCGCTGACCGACAGCCGGGTGATCCTGGATCAGCAGGGTGCGGAGAAGCTGATCGGCATGGGCGACGCCCTGTTCCTGCCAATGGGCGCCAACAAGACCGTCCGGCTGCAGGGCGCCTACATCACCGACGACGAGATCCACGCCGTCGTCAGCGCCTGCAAGGACCAGGCCGAACCCGAATACACCGACGGCGTCACCACCGCCAAGCCGACCGCCGAACGCACCGATGTCGACCCCGACATCGGAGACGACATGGACGTCTTCCTGCAGGCCGTCGAGCTGGTGGTGTCCAGCCAGTTCGGCTCCACCTCGATGCTGCAGCGCAAACTGCGCGTCGGCTTCGCCAAGGCCGGCCGGCTGATGGATCTGATGGAGACCCGCGGCATCGTCGGGCCCAGCGAGGGATCCAAGGCGCGCGAGGTGCTGGTCAAGCCCGACGAGCTGGCCGGGACGCTGGCGCTGATCCGGGGCTCCGGGGCTGGATCAGCGAACGCCGACGGCGGCGACCTCCCAGACGAGTAA